The genomic interval TCAGACGGCAGAGGGCATTGTTTTGTTATATCGCTTGTATCATTCCGATGATCGAATCGCGATTCTAATCTCAGGCGAGCCGATCAAAAGCGAACTCCGACTGCTAAGAAATACGCTGATCGGAGTTGGCGCTTTTATTTTGGCACTATTTTTTATACTGATTAAGCGGCTGTCTCGCAGCATTCTAGATCCATTAAAGGATTTGTACAAAAAAATGCGCAGACATCATGAGATTTGATCTAAGCTGAGGCGAATCCGAATAAGGGCAGTCGTTCCTTTTCCGGGTTCGCTCGTTATCGTGAGTCCCGATTCCTTGCCGTATTCGAGCTTAATCCTCTCGTCAACGTTTCTCAGGCCGTAACCGCTTTGAAACAACACATTTTTGTCGGTGCTTTGAATGTTGGATTTGCTTTTAAACCCTACCCCGTCGTCCTTAATTTCAAAATAAAGATAGGTCTCGTCTCGCCAGCTTTTAACCTCGACTAATCCTTTTCCTTGTTTCTCACTCATGCCATGTTTAATGGCGTTCTCCACTAATGGCTGAAGAATAAGCTTCAAGATGCGAATTTTCCGAAGCGGCTCCGGGATATCGTAGGTGACATCATATTTGTCTGGAAAACGCATCAGCTCAACGGTTACAAAGCTTTTTACCAGCCGAATCTCTTCCTCAACGGGAATATGCTTGTCCCCTTTATGCAGGCTGATTCGGAAGAAGGTTGCTAACGCAGAAATCATTCTCTCGATTTCAGGTTGTTTTTTCAGCCTGGCCGTCCAAGTGATCGCATCGAGCGTATTGTACAAAAAATGCGGATTGATTTGCGATTGCAAAGCGGTTAGCTCCATCACTCGCTGCTTTTCCTTTTCCTCATTGTTCTCGTGAATGAGGTTGTTAATTCGGTCGATCATCGTGTAATAGCTGTTTTCAAGCTCACTAATTTCATCGCTCGGTTTATTTCGATCATTCATGAGCTGCAGCCCGGACTTTCCTATCGCACCCAGCTTCTTTGTCAAATTGAAGACAGGCTCGGTAATTTTGGACGCCAAATAAAAAGACAGAGCTAAGAGACCAACAAAAACGAGCAAAGCGAAAAACAGCGCATTTCGGTTTCCTTCCGTAATCGCGGCAAACAATTGTGGCCGCGATACAACGGAAACAAGCTTCCAGCTGACGCCGAATCGGTTCAGGCGGTCGCTCAGCGGATATGTGCTCAAAACATAGTTTTCATGCCCCGATGATACGTTGCGATAACCTGCCGTTTCGCCGGGATGGAACGAATCCGATTCCAGAAGAGTATTGCCGACCACCCGTTTATCGGGATGTGAAATCACTTCATTAGTGACCGAGGCAATATAGGAATAGCCTAGCCCCTCAAACGCTGGCTTATAAAGATTAAACAGCGAAGATTCCTTCACATAGACGAGAATGGTTCCGATGTTTTGGCCTGTATTGAAATTGCGATATTTTTGTCCGAAAACGATATAGGCGTCACCTTTAGCGTTATGCTTCACCTTACCGATAACAGGTAAAATAGATTCCTCGATTTTGGATAGCAGCAGGTCATCCGGATCTTCAAAAATTTCCGTATCGGCGACATATCGGTAACGGGTGCCTTCCTTTGTAATGATCACCACGTCGCCGATCAGCTCGTTCTTGGCGACGATGCCTTCCATCAGCGAACGAATACGCGTTTTTTTCTCATCCTCTGCAATGGACGAGTCGCCGATCAGGCGGTAAATGTCCGTATTGACGAGGAAACGGAGTGAAAGCATTTGGATATCATCGACGATCAGCTCTAAGCTGAGTCCAATCTCTTTTTGAATATTGCCAATGTGATTGTACAAATTGTTTTTGAGATACGTGTGCGCGTAAATGTTGAACACACCCAGCATCAAAGTGAGATGCAGCGTCAATCCGGCGATGATGACAAAGACGATTCGGGTTCTAATGTTCATTTTACGCAAAATAGAGGACGACTTGTCGCTGCGATCCTGCTTATTGTTGATATTTGGCATATTCGCTAGGAGACATCCCGGTCATTTTGCGGAAAATTTGGCTGAAATATTTGGAATCGCCGAAGCCAACATGCAGACCGACCTCATAAACCCGGTAGGAGGAGTAGCGCAGCAAACGCTTAGCCTCATCGATGCGATATTCCGTCAGGCATTCATAAAACGTTTTGTTCAGATCCTTCCTAAACAAATGCATCAGATGAGTTGGGCTGACATGAACCTTCTCGGCAACCATGTCGGCTGTAATGTTATCTGCATAATGAAGTCTAATATAGGCGAGTGCGTCCCGAACCTCGCGTCTTGAGCCTGAACGTTCATTTTCTGATTCGAATAAAACGCCGCCTAATCCAGAGATGGATTTGCGTGCCGCCTCGCGTGCTTTCACAAACGCAGTGTGTATGCCCGCATAGCGGTCAGCTGCTTCAGTGAAGCCAACCGTCAGTTGGAAGCCGGCGGAGTCTTTTATTTCATTAATGACAGCGTAACCAAAAGTGTACATGGTGGAAGCAAAATCGGTGATTGGCAGGCTCGAAGCTGCGATGACTGTCCATTCTGTCGGTGCACTTTGCAAAACAGCTATAGTGCTCACTGAATGGTTGTTTAAGATCTGGCGAATTTGCTGTTCAATTGCTGACCATTTGGATTGATCAACAAAATCTATCGCTGTAACGGTGTCTGGAATGATAGAGATGACAGCAGCAATCAGCTTATTCTCAGGCGCAATCGCGATACTCAGCCAATCATATTTCTCCTGAATCAAATTGGTGTCAGAGAGTCGCCCGTAAAATAAATCAAGCCAAAATTGCGAGGAGATGGCGCTCTCTTCTTTTTTATATTTTTGAAATTGCATCCGATTTGCTCGTTTTTCAATCGTTTGCCGCCCAATTTGCTGGACCGTTTCTGCCAGCTCATCGATATTTACCGGCTTAAGCAGATAACTGGCTGCGCCATGGCGAAGCGCCTCCTGGGCATACTGAAACTCATCGTATCCACTGAGCACAATAACGCCGCAATGCAGATTATGCTCTTTTATTTTCTCCAAAAACTCCAGCCCGTTCATATAAGGCATACGCACATCAGTCACAATGACATCCGGCTGATGAAGCAGTGCGAGCTCCAGCCCTTCCACGCCATTGCTTGCATCTCCAATAATCTCTACCCCATATTCGGCCCAATCGATGGTCTCGCGGATTCCTGTGCGAACTAAATATTCGTCGTCGACGATAAGCGCTTTCAACATGGTGTCCGACTCCCCCATAACCCATTGTTGTCGATCCATTTTATTATAATATATCGTCCTTATTTCGTCAGTGCCATGGAAGGTTCCGACAGAATAATCCACCCTTTCGCAGGATAACAACCTACTGGCAAATCTTTTTACTGTGCTACCATGAGCTAAAGCAGCGATTGTCATGAAGAAGGGAGAACAACGTTAGCAGCAATCGGCGCTTATATTTCACACCATGTCAAACCATTTCGCAGGGTTGAAGGATGTCGCTCTTCGCAAGGAAGCGTTATCATTTTAATTAAATACATCATTTAGGAAAGGAAGCCAACATGAGCGTAAACGCCGGTACACCCACGTATACTCCTAAGCAGAAAAAATCGACTTTTTTTATGTATTGGATGAAGGAATGGTCCTCGTGGCTTTTAATTATTCCTACGCTGCTTTTTTTCTTTTTCTTTTCATGGCAGCCGTTATTGTCAGGCATTTGGTTATCCTTTTTTAAGACAAAGGGATTTAAAGCGGAGTCATTTGTCGGGCTGCAAAATTATATCGATGTCATTACCAATTCGGTATTCCAGCAAACCTTGATCAATACGTTTATGTACGTTTTTTGGTCTCTTGTTATTGGATTCGTCATTCCGATCGTCGTTGCTGTCATGATTAATGAAATGCGGCATTGGAGCTCTTTTTTCCGGTTTTCGGCTTTTTTCCCAAGCATGATTCCGGGAATTGCAGCATCGATGCTGTGGATGTTCCTCTTTGAGCCAAGCGAGAACGGTTTGGTCAATAAAATAATAGGCATGTTCGGTATTCACCCGCAGGGGTGGCTGCAGGACCCAAGCTTGACGATTATTACAATTGTGCTCACGATCACATGGAGAAGCTTCGGGGCAACAACGCTTCTATTTCTAGCCAGTTTACAGGGTGTGAATAGTGAGTTGTATGAGGCGGCTTCAATTGATGGAGCCGGCATATGGCGAAAATTTTGGAACATTACGCTACCGCAAATTTCACCTTTAATCGGTTTAACGCTGATTTTGCAAATTAGCGGCGTATTCCAAATTTTCAATGAGCCTCTCGTTTTGACAGAGGGCGGCCCTAATAATGCGTCTATGACTTTGCAGCTGCAAAGCTACTTCTATGCCTTCCGTTATTTCGAGGCGGGTCATTCGGTGGCACTGGGCGTCATTACCTTTATGATTTTGATGGTTATGACCGTCTACTATTTCAAATTGCAGAAAAAATGGGACAAGGAGTAAGGAGTGAGTAAATGAAAACGGCTAAATCATCAGGAATTATTGGGGATCTGGAATACAAAATACCTAAGGTTAAAATTATGTATTGGCTATTTTTTGCGATCATGTTGATCATTTCACTCGTATGCCTTCTGCCTCCTGTCTGGGTTATTTTGTCCAGCTTCAAGGATGTGAAGGAGTTTTACGAAATTCCGCCTACCATTATTCCGCGGTCGTTTCACATCGAGAAGCTTTGGGACACATGGAATGAGTTCAAGTTTATGCGTTATTATTTGAATACGTCCTATGTGACAATCGGAACGCTTGTATTTACGGTGTTGTTTAATGGATTGGCAGGTTACTTTTTCTCTAAGCTGAAGCCAAAAGGAAGCGCCTTTTTCTTTTTGCTCATTCTTTGGACAGTGCTACTGCCGAGTACAGTCGGAATTGTTCCTTTGTTCGGCAATATTGTCGATTTTCCACTGTTTCATATTAACTTTACGAATACGTATTGGCCTTTATGGTTTTTGGCGGCGGTCAATCCCGTTGTCATTCTTATTTTCAAAAACTTTTTCGATACGATTCCAGCTTCCTTGGTCGAATCAGCTCATATTGACGGTGCTTCCAAGCTAAGCATTTTTTTGCGAATTATTTTGCCTTTGAGTGGACCCGTGCTCATCACGATCTCGATTTTAACGATCAACGGCGTATGGAATGAATTTTTCTGGCCGTATATGATTCTGAAAGACCAGTCGCAGTGGACGGTCATCGTCGCTATTTTCAACTTAAAAGCTACGCTGCCTGCAGATATCCAGTTCCTTGGATTAACGTTTGCCATCGTCCCGCCGGTTCTACTATTTCTAGTCTTCCAGCGCTATATTATGCAGGGCTATTCGATTGCCGGAAGCATCAAAGGTTAAGGAAGCGCGCAGAATATTAAACTGTTTCGCAGATTTGTGCCCTACTGAATGCGATAATGAGTATGATAGCATTTAGTTGCCGGCAAATAAGAAAGCGCTTCAAAAGTTCGTAATGTCATCATTCCAAATAGAAGGCTGGGGGATTACAAATGAATTTGAAAAAAAGAAACACTTGGCAGCTTACGTTTATTATGTTGTGCGTGTTTGTTCTCGTTATCGCAGGCTGCGGCAAAAATAGCGGCAATAATGCTGTGGAGCCGACGGCAAGCAGCAATAGCGGCGAAAATAATCCAGCAACGGAAGCGCCTTCCGAAGCGAAGCCTATAACGATCAAGGTCAGCAACTGGCCGAAGCCGAATGAGGAAGCTCAGGTCAAAATTTACGCCGATTATGTTGCCAAAATGAAAGAGAAATATCCGCTTATTACAGTGGATAAGGATGAATGGGGCTATGATGTAAGCTCGTTCCTTCCGAAAGCAGCAAGCGGTGAGCTTCCTACCGTGTATGAAACCTTTTTTACTGAAGCAGACAAAATTATCAAGGCTAATTATGCCGCTGATATTACGGATATTATGACTAAAAATGAGTTCGACAAAGCGCTTAATCCAGATTTGCTTAAGCTGGTGCAAAAAGACGGCAAATATTACGGCATTCCAAAAGACGGATACGTGATGGGCCTTATGTACAACGTAAACCTGTTCAAGCAAGCAGGTCTTGTAGATGACAAAGGGGTGCCAAATTTCCCGAAAACCTATGAGGAGCTTGCGCAAACCGCTAAAACGATCAAAGAGAAAACAGGAAAGTCCGGCTTTTTCTTCCCAACCAAAAACAATCAAGGCGGCTGGATGTTCATGAATATCGCATGGGCATATGGCGCTGACTTTGAACAGCAGGTAGATGGCAAATGGAAAGCTGTATTTAATTCCCCAGAGGCTGCTGAAGCGCTTCAATACGTAAAGGATTTAAAATGGAAATATGACGTGCTTCCTGCAAACAACCTAGTCGATGTAGGTACTGATTTATTCCAAATGTTCGGAACAGAGCAAGTGGCGATGAGCTTTGGCATATCCGATTGGGGTAATGCAATCGTTCAAAATATGAAAATGCCAAAGGATAATCTGGCTATGTCTGCACTGCCGACAGGACCCAAAGGAAATGCGACGCTTCTAGGAGGCGGACTATACATGTTTGCGCCGGATGCGACACCTGAGCAATTAGATTCAGCCTTCAAATGGCTGGATGTAAAAGGCTTCTCGCCGCAAACGAGTGAAGAATCGCTGCTTGGACTTGAAACGCAATCCAAAACAGCTAACGAGCAAGGTTTAATCGTGGGCCCGCACGGACTTCGCGTATGGGTGAACGAGGATCGTATTAAAGCAGAGCAAGCTATTCTTGATAAATACACCAATGTAAATATGGATATGTTCAATGATTACATGACGAATGGTTCGGCTGGTCTTCGCCCTGAGGTGCCAGTCAATGCGCAAGAGCTTTACAAAACGCTTGATGTGGCCATCCAAGCTGTATTAACGAACAAGAATGCAGATCCGAAAGCACTGCTTGAGAAAGCAGCTGCCGATTTCCAAAAGGACTATCTCGATAAAGTGCAATAAGCATCGAAAGTTTTCGGTGAACTCTAAATCCCCAAGGGCAGTCAGCCTTGGGGATTTACAATCAATAGGGCAGCGGCGGAGCCTCTGCGAATGGCAAAGGACAACAGGTGGTTGGAAGGAGAATGGATGTCGTGAGGAAGCAGAAGGATCAAACGATAAAGGGGCTGCGTGCGAAACAAAAGCAGTTTTTCATTTTATTTTTATTGATAACGCTTACAGCGGTTTTCTTCTTGGTCGGCGCTTCGCAAAAACGATCGAGCATTGCATCCGAACCCTTAATCGTTAACGGCCATGCAGCTTCAGCAGAACAATTCGGAATGTATTTAGGGTTGAAAAAAGCACTCGTAGCTGATTATTTCAAGCAAACCTATGGAGCTGAATATATGGATCAGTTCTGGACGACTTCCTACTCCGGCGAAATGCCTTTGCAGAGGTTAATTGAGGAAGCTAAAGCGGAGCTGACGAAAACGATAGCTTTGCAGCAGCTGGCGAAGAAAAGTGGGATTGCTGTGGATGGCAGCTATGAATCGTTTCTTAGCGGGATGGAAGCTGAGAATAGCAGGCGCAGCAAGGCTGAAGCAGACGGTGAAATCGTATATGGACCCACTTCCTTCGAAATCGAAGCTTATTACAGTTATTACATGAGCAATTTGGAAAGCGCGACACTTGAAGCACTGCAAAAAAGCGGCAAGCTCTCTGTTTCGGATGACAAAGTAAAACAGGCATATGAAACGGATAAGCAGACGAAGTATTCGCTCCCGGGGCATGTAAAGCTTAAATGGGCGGTGCTGCCTTATGGAGATGGAGCCTCTTTAATTAATAAGAACGAGGCTCTCCACGTTATGGAACAGTTGAAAAAAGCAGCCGTAGACCAAGCAAGCTTCATCGATTCTGCCAAGCAGCTTGGGATAGAGGTAATGGATGCAAGCTTAACGAGTGCAACTCGTCGTACCGCGGCTCTAGAGAGTCCAATAGCGGTGCAGCAAGCAGAGCGTATCCAGGCAGATCAATTGAGCGGTATTTTCGAAGAGAACGGGGAGCTGCATCTACTGTATTGCATTTCTAAAGGCGAACCAATTCTCCAATCCTATGAGAAAGTGAAAGACGCGATCGCAAGCCAGTTGTTGTCTGAACAATTTCGCGAAGTCGCTCAGCAGGAAACAAGTCTAGCGATGGTTGAATGGGATAGCGAGCGTGCAGCACGCCTTGCACGAAGCTGGTTAGGCATAACGAAATTATAGCTTTTCACTAATAAATGAATTTCTATTATTTTTTAAGAAGGAGCCATGAAAAATGTTGAAGAAGTGGATGAATGCGATGCTGATCCTCACGCTGCTCAGCATGCTGGCATTGCCAGCGGCGAGCGTATCTGCGCATGATGCAGTATCGATTGAAGATGCGTTAACGGATAACTCCAAGATGTTTGCGAGTTCGCCAAACTGGACATTTGACAATACGAATCCGCATTTTTTTGGAGGCGATGAATCTAGGGCGGTTAGAACGTCAACGACGACGGAGTATGCTGTATATAAGCTGGATGGCATTCAGTCCTTTGCCTTGCAAGCTTATTATTTCTCCGGATCAACTGCGGTCGTTACGTTTTATGGCTCAGCGGACGGTTTGGCTTGGACAGAAATTCCTTCTCAATATTCAGATCCTGTAGGAAAAGGCTCCGGCTGGTATGGAACGGAATACAGCTCCTCGGGAGCACTGCCAAGCGGAATCGATTATTTGAAAATTGAACTGAGCGGAGATATCGATACTTGGCTCATGCAGCTTGGATCGATTACGGTTTCCAATCTGTCAACGGCACCTCAGACGATTGACGATAAGCTTGATGACATTTCCAAGCTTGCTTCGTTTACGGCTAATTGGTCAATAGACAACACGAATCCAGCTTTTTTTGGCGGGGATGCTTCTAGAATTGTGAGAACGGCCGTATCGGATGAGTCAGTCGTTTATCATCTGCATGGCATTAAGCATTTTGCGGCAAGACTTCACTCCTTCGCAGGTTCAACGGGTGTTATTACGTTTTATGGCTCGCCGGATGGCGCGGTGTGGACAGAGCTTGCTGCTGTACATGATACGCCTGAATCGACCGGGGACGGGGCTTGGTCAGGGGCTACATATACGCCGGCTGATCCGCTCCCCGCAGACATTAATTATTTGAAAGTAGAATTATCTGGCGATCTGGCGAATTGGCTCATGCAGCTGGGCTCTGTAACGCTTGCGAATGTGGTGCCTGGAAACGGCGGCGGCACAGGAGGCGATGGCGATTATTTCGTAGATGCCGAGGCTGGCAGCGACAGCAATGACGGCAAATCGCAAAGCACGGCATGGAAATCGTTTGCCAACGTCAATAACACGACTTTTGCAGCGGGTGACCGCATTTTGCTCAAAAAAGGCAGCGTATGGAACGAGCGGCTGTATCCCAAGGGTAGCGGGACAGCGGAAGCGCCGATAACAATTACGTCTTACGGCAGTGGCAGCAAACCAATCATTAACGGCGGCGGCATGGCCGGGGGCGCTGTATATCTTCGCAATTCTTCTAACGTTGTTATCCAAAATTTGGAGGTAACCAACTACGCCGCTGAACGCGGAACGACGTACCGAGAGGGCATTCTTGTTGAAAATGCAAACGCGGGTACGCTGACAAACATTCAGATTTTGGATAACTATGTGCATGACGTATCAAGCAGCTTCAGATATCCGACTGAAACAGGAGCAGAGGGCGGACCACATGCCTTTGGGGGCATTTCCGTATATGTAGGCGGCACCACCGTAACGGATAAGTTCGATCAAGTGCTCATTCAAGGAAATACGGTGGAGCGTATTGGACGAACGGGCATTGTCGTATGGGATCAGCGCTGGAATGGGCAGGATTTTGCTTCAACTGGTGTGAAAATCCGTCAAAACTATGTGAAGCAAGCCGATAGCGACGGCATTCTTACTTTCGGCGTAGATGGTGCGTTAATTGAACATAATGTGGCAGAAGGCGGCGGCAATTACTCTGAGGTTGGTGAGTTTAACGGTTCAGCTGCAATTTGGCCGACTCGAGGCAAAAACAATGTGGTGCAGTTTAATGAATCCTTTAATACGAATAAGCCAGAAGGTGACGGTCAAGGCTTCAATTTGGATATTGATACGAACAACAGCGTCGTTCAATACAACTACAGCCACGACAATAAAGGCGGCTTTATTCTCTTTGTGGATGCGCGCTTAACACCGGGCGTACTGATCGGCTCTTCAAACAATGTGGTTAGATACAACATCAGCCAAAACGATCTGACTCATACGTTTAACTTTGCGGGCGGAGTTTCGCCTAATACGCAAATTTACAACAACAGCATTTATATCGGAACGGGTCAAAATACAAAAATTATGGATCATGAGTGGAATGAAGCAGGGGATCTGCAGGCGGCTTTTTCATTCAAAAACAATCTTATCTATAATCTTGGAACAGGCGATTATCATGTGCCGGGCATGAATGGCGTTTTTGACCATAACTTGTTTTACGGCAACCATCCGATAAACGAGCCTGCTGACCCGAATAAAGTTACGGCTAACCCGATGCTCGTTTATCAAGGCGGCGGCAGCAAAGGCTGGAATACGGTTGATGGTTACAAGCTAAGAGCTGGCTCTCCTGCTTTGGGTGCGGGTACGCTCATTGCCGACAATGGCGGTCTTGATTATTGGGGGAATTCGGTATCGGGCACGGAAGCTCCGAATATTGGCGCTTATAATGGAGCAGGCCTAGATCCGGCGACGCTGCCGGAGCCGCCTGTCGATGATTTGAGACTGTATTTCCAAGGCTTGAAGGTCATACCTAGTATTACCGACGATGATAGCGGCAGCAAGTCGCTCCGTCTTCAGTTCGTAAACAGCTCTGAAAAAGACAGCTTAACGGTTGGAAAGATCGCTTGGGAGGTCGGCAAAGGTTCGGGTCTT from Paenibacillus sp. FSL K6-3182 carries:
- a CDS encoding sensor histidine kinase, with the translated sequence MPNINNKQDRSDKSSSILRKMNIRTRIVFVIIAGLTLHLTLMLGVFNIYAHTYLKNNLYNHIGNIQKEIGLSLELIVDDIQMLSLRFLVNTDIYRLIGDSSIAEDEKKTRIRSLMEGIVAKNELIGDVVIITKEGTRYRYVADTEIFEDPDDLLLSKIEESILPVIGKVKHNAKGDAYIVFGQKYRNFNTGQNIGTILVYVKESSLFNLYKPAFEGLGYSYIASVTNEVISHPDKRVVGNTLLESDSFHPGETAGYRNVSSGHENYVLSTYPLSDRLNRFGVSWKLVSVVSRPQLFAAITEGNRNALFFALLVFVGLLALSFYLASKITEPVFNLTKKLGAIGKSGLQLMNDRNKPSDEISELENSYYTMIDRINNLIHENNEEKEKQRVMELTALQSQINPHFLYNTLDAITWTARLKKQPEIERMISALATFFRISLHKGDKHIPVEEEIRLVKSFVTVELMRFPDKYDVTYDIPEPLRKIRILKLILQPLVENAIKHGMSEKQGKGLVEVKSWRDETYLYFEIKDDGVGFKSKSNIQSTDKNVLFQSGYGLRNVDERIKLEYGKESGLTITSEPGKGTTALIRIRLSLDQIS
- a CDS encoding S-layer homology domain-containing protein: MLKKWMNAMLILTLLSMLALPAASVSAHDAVSIEDALTDNSKMFASSPNWTFDNTNPHFFGGDESRAVRTSTTTEYAVYKLDGIQSFALQAYYFSGSTAVVTFYGSADGLAWTEIPSQYSDPVGKGSGWYGTEYSSSGALPSGIDYLKIELSGDIDTWLMQLGSITVSNLSTAPQTIDDKLDDISKLASFTANWSIDNTNPAFFGGDASRIVRTAVSDESVVYHLHGIKHFAARLHSFAGSTGVITFYGSPDGAVWTELAAVHDTPESTGDGAWSGATYTPADPLPADINYLKVELSGDLANWLMQLGSVTLANVVPGNGGGTGGDGDYFVDAEAGSDSNDGKSQSTAWKSFANVNNTTFAAGDRILLKKGSVWNERLYPKGSGTAEAPITITSYGSGSKPIINGGGMAGGAVYLRNSSNVVIQNLEVTNYAAERGTTYREGILVENANAGTLTNIQILDNYVHDVSSSFRYPTETGAEGGPHAFGGISVYVGGTTVTDKFDQVLIQGNTVERIGRTGIVVWDQRWNGQDFASTGVKIRQNYVKQADSDGILTFGVDGALIEHNVAEGGGNYSEVGEFNGSAAIWPTRGKNNVVQFNESFNTNKPEGDGQGFNLDIDTNNSVVQYNYSHDNKGGFILFVDARLTPGVLIGSSNNVVRYNISQNDLTHTFNFAGGVSPNTQIYNNSIYIGTGQNTKIMDHEWNEAGDLQAAFSFKNNLIYNLGTGDYHVPGMNGVFDHNLFYGNHPINEPADPNKVTANPMLVYQGGGSKGWNTVDGYKLRAGSPALGAGTLIADNGGLDYWGNSVSGTEAPNIGAYNGAGLDPATLPEPPVDDLRLYFQGLKVIPSITDDDSGSKSLRLQFVNSSEKDSLTVGKIAWEVGKGSGLGTISGTDTKVPVVAPSGQSTYVIPLPGLAEGVKYPLDLKVEIAGYENIHMTREIDFNRILHETDSRQPITIDLANGSNVITGFQGDDDLSGTAKLRWDEGFFYLSASIKDDVFNHAASGSSIWQNDGIQFSVAPGVPGESQSWYEYGISQTPDGPQIYRWLTMQGKATGSVTNGTLNVTRNEETKITSYELKLPWSELYPIQAAANQALSFSMLVNDNDGAGRKGYIEWGSGIGGVKDPALFRTFQLLAKATVTPPTPGGSTGGNGNNDSLNTIDKGIITAKGASIDKGIAQINISNEELNKALEGAKDGQLVIYVVPSGADAKGAAIHISAAALKDGNDKAKTIIVTANGASLSIPVEALLGSLPAGSKQLEILIVQQGDASLPQSLQQKWKGNPIYDFFVKADGAAVGKFDSKSPMTATMKYELKPEEQAHQVVVYTILEDGHVEAVKQVKYDSVRGTVTFQTNLSSRYAAAYANVHFTDVNAVSRTIIEALAAREIVKGVGESRFEPNRSITRGEFVQLLVNALDLAPAAAGSSSFTDVRKEAWYYAAVSTAQALGIVNGKGDGSFGVSDVITREEMAVIAFRAIEAVVKLPKAAGESDIFKDQSQISGYALEGIIALQQAGFIKGYEDGSYKPKGLSTRAEAAAVIYRLMGL
- a CDS encoding response regulator gives rise to the protein MDRQQWVMGESDTMLKALIVDDEYLVRTGIRETIDWAEYGVEIIGDASNGVEGLELALLHQPDVIVTDVRMPYMNGLEFLEKIKEHNLHCGVIVLSGYDEFQYAQEALRHGAASYLLKPVNIDELAETVQQIGRQTIEKRANRMQFQKYKKEESAISSQFWLDLFYGRLSDTNLIQEKYDWLSIAIAPENKLIAAVISIIPDTVTAIDFVDQSKWSAIEQQIRQILNNHSVSTIAVLQSAPTEWTVIAASSLPITDFASTMYTFGYAVINEIKDSAGFQLTVGFTEAADRYAGIHTAFVKAREAARKSISGLGGVLFESENERSGSRREVRDALAYIRLHYADNITADMVAEKVHVSPTHLMHLFRKDLNKTFYECLTEYRIDEAKRLLRYSSYRVYEVGLHVGFGDSKYFSQIFRKMTGMSPSEYAKYQQ
- a CDS encoding sugar ABC transporter permease, translating into MSVNAGTPTYTPKQKKSTFFMYWMKEWSSWLLIIPTLLFFFFFSWQPLLSGIWLSFFKTKGFKAESFVGLQNYIDVITNSVFQQTLINTFMYVFWSLVIGFVIPIVVAVMINEMRHWSSFFRFSAFFPSMIPGIAASMLWMFLFEPSENGLVNKIIGMFGIHPQGWLQDPSLTIITIVLTITWRSFGATTLLFLASLQGVNSELYEAASIDGAGIWRKFWNITLPQISPLIGLTLILQISGVFQIFNEPLVLTEGGPNNASMTLQLQSYFYAFRYFEAGHSVALGVITFMILMVMTVYYFKLQKKWDKE
- a CDS encoding carbohydrate ABC transporter permease, with the translated sequence MKTAKSSGIIGDLEYKIPKVKIMYWLFFAIMLIISLVCLLPPVWVILSSFKDVKEFYEIPPTIIPRSFHIEKLWDTWNEFKFMRYYLNTSYVTIGTLVFTVLFNGLAGYFFSKLKPKGSAFFFLLILWTVLLPSTVGIVPLFGNIVDFPLFHINFTNTYWPLWFLAAVNPVVILIFKNFFDTIPASLVESAHIDGASKLSIFLRIILPLSGPVLITISILTINGVWNEFFWPYMILKDQSQWTVIVAIFNLKATLPADIQFLGLTFAIVPPVLLFLVFQRYIMQGYSIAGSIKG